A window of the Plasmodium vivax chromosome 12, whole genome shotgun sequence genome harbors these coding sequences:
- a CDS encoding serine/threonine-protein kinase, putative (encoded by transcript PVX_117765A), with product MTSNVGTNPKLPMPSGEKEHILAASLEIDKQKNTCKTYTQKRHVNYLLEIKRNNKKIEKPCPHGKEPSDEKSTLSLNRNGRTKICKVSKNEIHLKSEKQISEAHSYHEHKDTPQMLTEGRRRTACTMVHINKVKNCKVCPMGILKKDQVNGNPRGVDARASFEKSSCSRAMSTLLKNATVKRGHGKKGEQKSGIHVTHKCGTLVESKNDHLNARKNATVATAHMKGPPQDTQFQQSGRGVIPHTTCTILKSKMRRNSPKEGLTPHSKEKIKGRNEFYRKCQIGKEKKCTLLPDQVRQTEKGDTYGGHRNEEKNGTACKSATKREGCQVLSQAKVKNVKSCTLKRGEPQCGSKEGTESEFIKKIAQSNCTEEAAEDVSTNGGTPPPTNSIKRCRVRTILLNKTWLQEGAMTKLVSLEGEDSAGKLPNENNSGEEQPMGEPPHVTSTHKAEPKKQNGEEMQHTHRYKTIEVKVKKGKGLRKEYLITSQIGKGTFGKVCLGIHIHTHEIVAIKILNKKKLQRLISYEKIMKEIKIHEQMDHNHICKLYEAYEDRKYIYMILEYVSNGDLLAYVCKKKRRINEDTARRIFYQLISAVDYLHKFNVVHRDLKPENILLDDEENIKLIDFGLSTVYEKNNLLTTSCGSPFYTSPEILLGNKYHGELTDVWSLGVILFLLLNRKLPFNHTNLNVLFQEIIKGLLHFEPHISEGAKNLIRNMLNVNFQKRYSLREVKTHPWFNSYHMKKKNFTKLLQTSCHLICCNVCSYKIIILSSTQWMRLILNKIGKIYAIGVDQVCRELREKGKNSIKTSFYLLLNKTIRMVSTNSSLCSHLVLVTHMGVHPEGGNCLPFHHEEFSSPHGNAASE from the coding sequence atgaccaGCAATGTCGGTACTAATCCAAAGTTGCCAATGCCGAGTGGGGAGAAAGAGCACATCCTAGCTGCCTCCCTGGAAATAGACAAGCAAAAGAACACGTGCAAAACttatacacaaaaaagacatgtaaattatttactCGAAATAAAGAGAAACAATAAAAAGATAGAAAAACCTTGCCCACATGGAAAGGAGCCCTCAGATGAGAAGAGCACCTTATCACTTAACAGAAATGGACGCACCAAAATTTGCAAAGTTAGTAAAAACGAAATTCACCTCAAAAGTGAGAAACAAATAAGCGAAGCGCACTCTTATCATGAGCATAAGGACACTCCTCAAATGCTGACtgaggggagaagaagaaccgCCTGCACAATGGTCCATATaaataaagtgaaaaacTGTAAGGTGTGCCCCATGGGTATTCTAAAAAAGGATCAGGTAAATGGAAATCCACGGGGAGTCGACGCCCGAGCGAGCTTCGAAAAGAGCAGCTGCAGTAGGGCCATGTCCACTCTGCTAAAGAATGCAACAGTGAAAAGGGGCCacggcaaaaaaggggaacaaaaaagtggcaTACACGTTACGCATAAATGTGGAACTCTCGTCGAAAGTAAAAATGACCACCTGAACGcgcgaaaaaatgcaacagtTGCCACAGCGCACATGAAAGGCCCCCCACAAGACACACAATTTCAGCAATCAGGAAGAGGCGTGATCCCCCACACAACCtgcacaattttaaaaagtaaaatgagaagaaattCACCAAAGGAGGGCCTAACCCCTCACtctaaggaaaaaataaaagggagaaacgAATTCTATAGGAAATGCCAAATtggaaaggagaaaaaatgcacattatTACCTGATCAGGTCAGGCAAACAGAAAAAGGTGATACATATGGTGGACaccgaaatgaagaaaaaaatggaacagcCTGCAAAAGCGCAACGAAGAGAGAGGGGTGCCAAGTGTTATCTCaagcaaaagtgaaaaatgtaaaaagttgCACTCTTAAGAGGGGGGAACCCCAATGTGGGTCAAAAGAAGGCACAGAAAGTgagtttattaaaaaaattgctcaaTCAAACTGCACCGAGGAGGCAGCGGAAGACGTgagcacaaatgggggaactCCTCCTCCCACGAATAGCATAAAGAGATGCAGAGTCAGAACCATTTTGTTGAACAAAACGTGGCTGCAAGAAGGGGCTATGACAAAATTGGTGTCGCTCGAAGGGGAGGACTCCGCCGGAAAGTTACccaatgaaaataattctgGAGAGGAACAGCCCATGGGGGAGCCACCCCACGTTACAAGCACACATAAAGCAGAAccgaaaaagcaaaatggagaggagaTGCAACACACACATAGGTACAAAACCATAGAAgtgaaggtgaaaaagggcAAAGGGCTGCGAAAAGAATACCTCATTACCAGCCAAATCGGGAAGGGGACGTTCGGAAAAGTCTGCCTAGGAAttcacatacacacacacgaaATAGTggcaataaaaattttaaacaaaaaaaagttacaacgATTAATCagttacgaaaaaataatgaaggaaataaaaatacatgaaCAGATGGACCACAATCACATATGCAAATTATACGAAGCATATGAagatagaaaatatatatatatgatattagAGTATGTTTCCAACGGAGATTTATTGGCCtatgtttgtaaaaaaaagagaagaataAATGAAGACACAGCGAGGAGAATCTTCTACCAGCTAATCAGTGCAGTGGATTATTTACACAAATTTAATGTTGTTCATAGGGACTTGAAAccagaaaatattttactagatgatgaagaaaatataaagctAATCGATTTTGGTCTCTCCACtgtgtatgaaaaaaataatttattaacaaCATCATGTGGGTCCCCATTTTATACCTCTCCAGAAATATTACTGGGAAATAAATATCATGGAGAATTAACGGATGTGTGGTCCCTGGgagttatcctttttttattacttaatCGCAAGCTGCCATTTAATCATACCAATTTGAATGTACTCTTCcaggaaattataaaaggtCTGCTCCATTTCGAACCGCACATTTCCGAAGGcgcaaaaaatttaattcgaAATATGCTCAACGTAAATTTCCAGAAGAGGTATTCCCTCAGGGAGGTAAAAACGCATCCATGGTTTAATTCCTAccatatgaagaaaaaaaatttcacaaaattgctACAAACCAGCTGTCACCTAATTTGCTGTAATGTATGTTCATACAAAATTATCATTCTGAGCAGTACCCAGTGGATGCgcttaattttaaataaaattggcaaaatttATGCCATTGGAGTGGATCAAGTTTGTCGCGAATTaagagaaaaagggaaaaattccATCAAAACGAGTTTTTATCTTTTGCTAAATAAAACCATTCGAATGGTATCCACCAATAGTTCTTTATGCTCCCACCTTGTCCTAGTCACACACATGGGTGTCCAtcctgaggggggaaattgTCTACCCTTCCACCATGAGGAGTTCTCCTCTCCACATGGCAATGCCGCTTCCGAATGA
- a CDS encoding hypothetical protein, conserved (encoded by transcript PVX_117770A), producing the protein MENSLSTPANRVVLVALRSSLNKHNINFVDDENTYNSEILKRHLKDLKQLKEDIIRKRNQSKEAIRNHLESFFINEGDRSCNFDAFYDKCLNIITRYLVSYKEINDILLGRKGSDGRKVGNTGRGNTGGGNTSPGKRSKGSKSNVKGEEQQHGEGNNSLLYELINKKLLIYNNKFLFDYDDDSEIYTSSEEEILIEGRPLKKKNRSEKISKRGSNGENTNEWDPLASAEMRDSQEATRSWAKREKKDKVVRRCEKRRINLLKRYPPYLRDLIKIVKVAKNREKKNLQISFLNKYGDDVDRNKMNTLFNKLYLWKCYMNNRSYIEKKKRRMLYRIVRHNMLKHFYKNHDIFLEKLVKKKNAYNNLSVENVKKLFLSHECSGNASPGKSTKECKVCKEKMKMLFYVTLYENLNYSSVLSNPNVMASKERNLLTHLLLNKKEKRKTLNVNYDINYHADKHIYMLSKNDIFCDVLHENYLKNSFNDLLQRIKDGSKGYNLLYVIFNKYKHKNFLNLKKIKKYFDERNSSTSSRTGNVSTNSMTYKGDRLSLRDSFYDILKSNIIKDENNSSIFFDKLFHSFYNVLYSRTYNAPSRSNSRSAKKKDIELLNVDDHNSDSDDFMLVDSASGFVKEPTYKTGTNFMMQVKYKKVQQSAIKELQQKYLNVKQMNDIDDRYIEDGAWQNNTLSSYHYMGCVRTKGGSFQDKNFAQGDEEKGSGLGAFERYINKINEEVAIVVNSDDSDEDMLCSHGKEKLLMNYLKGKTLRSGSEIGYRNENVTLERSRVEDLKKNIIVHPLINSKCIGFKINVNDIANRNLDVYCVNNGEYVKAYKNTISYLKNQITPEMKKNYTDFQNIKSKIKKKEMKLNSVNDLLSNKGSGKHQACYINSGQTDITGAKKSNSVTEYIVVIEEDMQEEKYKIDIYNYAELTAYIVNSKEEKKREFYWNFIRNEIYSHKWMNKLQFKIQNYSNMYVNSFFKKNHLRSIKEYLYGLIINLYYQNVYDVSLNIQLSSHYGQYDPTKEYVLKNIHRNLNELYQNVMKCIQSDILSSTCFMDSSRITGEQVKSRINDYLMNYRWLECQPDDEAKESFQGERKKNIDDMIRKYRTVLLYYLLYIYPKFLYILNIIQIKNFKEQIKSTLPEKDDQHVQDAQKDFTSQKKMLRKAKSNHVDVVKEEGNENSPEFYLPDYVKNEKNILSSFDLSDILLANFSDHFERTLFQNVLSGVTKMENVKDEIHPTCLKTMEHFVKNESYSIRKKLTNSQLAMVFAVLNAYLCFATTQHSIFFNADKLGKFLLHKNGKLEFERYSKLAAQGKSYFPADFRQKFLETFLLKKDQNFIASDKLKCKLMIYILLIQLCLMDNALPVQLTLINRNTAALLTRLNFSIVDKSLVTFNLSA; encoded by the coding sequence ATGGAAAACTCCTTGAGCACCCCCGCGAACCGCGTCGTCCTAGTGGCGCTGAGGAGTTCCCTAAACAAACACAACATTAACTTTGTGGACGATGAGAATACGTACAACTCGGAAATATTAAAGAGGCACCTGAAAGATTTGAAACAGCTGAAGGAGGATATTATAAGGAAGAGGAACCAGTCCAAGGAGGCCATCCGAAACCACCTCGAATCTTTCTTTATCAATGAGGGGGACAGGAGTTGCAATTTTGACGCCTTTTACGATAAGTGTTTGAATATTATTACGAGGTATTTGGTGTcatataaagaaataaacgaCATTTTATTGGGAAGGAAAGGGAGTGACGGTAGGAAGGTAGGCAACACGGGAAGGGGTAACACTGGAGGGGGTAACACCTCGCCAGGAAAGAGAAGCaagggaagcaaaagcaACGTGAAGGGTGAGGAGCAGCAACACGGAGAGGGAAACAACAGTCTGTTGTACGAGctgataaataaaaagttgcTCATTTATAACAACAAATTTCTGTTTGACTATGATGACGATAGTGAGATCTACACGTCCAGTGAGGAGGAAATTCTTATTGAGGGGAGACCcctaaagaagaaaaacagaagTGAGAAAATCTCCAAGAGGGGCAGCAATGGGGAAAACACGAACGAATGGGACCCCCTGGCAAGCGCGGAAATGAGGGACAGCCAGGAAGCAACCCGCTCGTGggccaaaagggaaaaaaaagacaaagtTGTGAGAAGAtgcgaaaaaagaagaattaaCCTGCTTAAGAGGTACCCCCCTTATCTGAGGGACCTGatcaaaattgtgaaggtggccaaaaatagggaaaaaaaaaacttacaaATTAGTTTCCTAAACAAGTATGGAGACGATGTAGAtagaaacaaaatgaacacccTCTTTAATAAACTCTACCTGTGGAAGTGCTACATGAACAACAGAAGTTACAtcgagaagaagaaaagaagaatgCTCTATCGAATTGTGAGGCATAACATGTTGaagcatttttacaaaaatcacgacatttttttagaaaaattagttaagaagaaaaatgcatacaACAATTTAAGCGtggaaaatgtgaagaagctaTTCCTCTCGCATGAATGTAGTGGGAATGCCTCACCAGGAAAATCCACCAAAGAGTGTAAAGTGTGCaaagagaaaatgaagatgcTGTTTTATGTTACCCTTTATGAGAATCTGAATTATTCGTCCGTTTTGAGCAACCCCAATGTGATGGCCTCCAAAGAGAGGAATCTTCTGACGCACCTTCTTTtgaacaaaaaggagaaaaggaaaaccctCAATGTGaattatgatataaattACCATGCAGATAAGCACATTTACATGTTAtccaaaaatgacattttctGTGATGTGCTGCATGAGAATTATTTGAAGAACAGCTTCAACGATTTACTGCAGAGGATTAAGGATGGGAGTAAGGGGTACAATTTGCTGTACGTAATTTTTAACAagtataaacataaaaactttttaaatttaaaaaagataaaaaaatattttgacgAACGTAATAGCAGCACTTCCAGTCGCACGGGCAACGTCAGCACGAACAGTATGACCTACAAAGGGGACCGCCTCTCCCTGAGGGATTCCTTTtatgacattttaaaaagtaacatCATTAAGGATGAAAACAATTCGAGCATTTTTTTCGATAAGCTGTTTCACTCCTTCTATAATGTGCTCTACTCACGTACGTACAATGCCCCCAGTAGGAGCAACTCACGGTCGGCCAAGAAGAAGGACATAGAGCTGCTCAACGTGGATGACCATAACTCAGACTCTGACGACTTTATGTTGGTCGATTCGGCCAGCGGGTTTGTTAAAGAGCCCACCTATAAAACGGGCACGAATTTCATGATGCAGGTTAAGTATAAGAAGGTACAGCAAAGCGCTATAAAGGAGCTCCAGCAGAAGTACCTCAACGTGAAGCAGATGAACGATATTGACGACCGATACATAGAGGATGGCGCTTGGCAGAACAACACGCTGTCTAGTTACCACTACATGGGGTGCGTCCGcaccaaggggggaagtttCCAAGACAAGAACTTTGCGCAGGGAGATGAAGAGAAGGGCAGCGGGTTGGGAGCTTTCGAGAGGtacataaacaaaataaacgaaGAAGTGGCCATCGTCGTGAACAGCGATGACAGTGATGAAGATATGCTGTGTAGCcacggaaaggaaaaactgctGATGAACTatttgaaggggaaaacgCTTCGAAGCGGAAGCGAAATTGGCTACCGAAATGAAAACGTAACGCTGGAGAGGAGTAGAGTGGAGGATCTGAAGAAGAACATAATTGTGCACCCCCTGATTAACTCCAAATGTATAGGGTTCAAAATAAACGTTAACGATATTGCCAATAGGAATCTGGACGTGTACTGCGTCAACAATGGGGAATATGTAAAGGCATACAAAAATACGATCAGCTATTTGAAGAACCAAATAACTCCagagatgaagaaaaactaCACGGACTTTCAAAACATTAAGAGTAAGattaagaagaaggagatgAAGCTAAACTCCGTCAACGATTTGTTAAGCAACAAAGGTTCGGGAAAGCACCAAGCGTGCTACATAAATAGCGGCCAAACCGACATCAccggggcgaaaaaaagcaacagcGTCACCGAGTACATCGTCGTGATTGAGGAAGACATGCAGGAagagaaatacaaaattgaTATTTACAACTACGCAGAGTTAACTGCCTACATTGTAAAttcgaaggaggagaaaaaaagagaattcTACTGGAACTTCATCAGGAACGAAATATATTCCCACAAGTGGATGAACAAACTGCAGTTCAAAATTCAGAATTATAGCAACATGTATGTGAatagcttttttaaaaagaaccaCCTCAGGTCCATCAAGGAGTACCTCTACGGGTTAATCATAAATCTGTATTATCAAAATGTTTACGATGTGTCTCTCAACATCCAGCTGAGTAGTCACTATGGGCAGTACGACCCTACCAAGGAGTACGTTCTGAAAAATATACACCGCAACTTAAATGAGCTGTACCAAAATGTGATGAAGTGCATCCAGAGCGATATTCTAAGCAGCACGTGCTTTATGGACTCTAGCAGAATCACAGGGGAACAAGTGAAGAGCAGAATTAATGACTACTTGATGAATTACCGCTGGTTGGAATGCCAGCCGGATGACGAAGCGAAGGAATCCTTCCAAggagaaaggaagaaaaatatagacGATATGATTCGCAAATACAGAACGGTGCTCCTGTACTATTTGCTCTACATTTATCCAAAATTTCTGTACATACTAAATattattcaaattaaaaacttcaAAGAGCAGATTAAAAGTACCTTGCCTGAGAAGGACGACCAGCATGTCCAGGACGCACAGAAAGATTTTACCTCCCAAAAGAAAATGCTCAGAAAGGCGAAAAGCAACCATGTAGATGTGGTGAAAGAAGAAGGGAACGAAAATTCCCCCGAGTTTTATCTCCCtgattatgtaaaaaatgaaaaaaatattctaagTTCATTTGATTTATCAGATATTTTGCTAGCCAATTTTAGCGACCATTTTGAAAGGACTCTCTTCCAGAATGTACTCAGTGGGGtcaccaaaatggaaaacgtGAAAGATGAAATACATCCTACTTGCTTAAAAACCATGGagcattttgtaaaaaatgaatcctACTCCATTAGGAAGAAACTAACCAATTCGCAGCTGGCTATGGTCTTTGCCGTTCTCAATGCCTACCTCTGTTTTGCCACAACACAGCATTCGATCTTCTTCAACGCAGACAAGTTGGGCAAATTCCTCCTCcacaaaaatggcaaactgGAATTCGAGCGGTACAGCAAGTTGGCCGCCCAGGGGAAGAGCTACTTCCCCGCAGATTTTAGGCAGAAATTTTTGGAGACCTTCCTGCTAAAGAAGGACCAGAATTTTATCGCGTCGGACAAACTCAAGTGCAAGCTGATGATTTATATTCTGCTCATCCAGCTCTGCCTCATGGACAACGCCCTGCCCGTTCAGCTCACGCTCATTAATAGGAACACCGCCGCTCTGCTGACCCGGCTGAACTTCTCCATCGTCGACAAGTCGCTCGTGACGTTCAACTTGAGCGCCtag
- a CDS encoding tRNA intron endonuclease, putative (encoded by transcript PVX_117775A), whose translation MTSRAALRNLVLADLSRNFTTSDGIKYGADFVLYRGDIDAEHGFALMFVKEENAPLSDKDKTVICRICESVKKKGIIAYVNGHTKEIKYEEIFRKTEGSPG comes from the exons ATGACGAGCAGAGCTGCCTTGAGGAACCTCGTTTTGGCTGACCTAAGTAGGAACTTCACCACATCGGATGGGATTAAATATGGCGCCGATTTTGTGCTGTACAGGG GGGACATCGACGCGGAACACGGATTCGCGCTAATGTTCGTAAAGGAGGAAAACGCGCCCCTAAGTGATAAGGACAAAACGGTCATATGCAGGATATGCGAGAGTGTTAAAAAGAAG GGAATAATTGCATATGTGAATGGACACACTAAAGAAATTAAGTACGAGgaaatttttagaaaaacgGAAGGATCCCCTGGTTGA
- a CDS encoding RNA binding protein, putative (encoded by transcript PVX_117780A) — protein sequence MDSLYGDLPPPVSNSSNKIGNNNDKNSSSEAKKNDYIEINKFLITPAIIQKKIANIKNVNKEMDSDQNDRKDDEAEKYSKHNHINAGEDSCDSDIYIDRDVGRNEERATSHKGKNTPNGEKTREKNDTHIEKIININKSVQDDLRKISDRLHKIQRSNNRPEQNISTNHLNGQVISAKVEKIKNIEVNIKKGKLQDHSSGGNRNSAGAGEVTSPPTEYFQAELYEKYFIANANEDYDPNRPNDLNKIIKERKRKKIIMLAAQKKKLEEERQMEETNKMDGKNGRKEYDRKNNYYRYDQPNGATAVGKFPFESDHNSNSYTNSGMPPLHDEEKERNRGSLYNHFDISGRNFTARGEYNPRERSEWDTPYDDKEYGKEKKTSEKFYENVNRTKLSDPSNDDYKKKNKEVPNDTSEEVAAPVKKDFATRMMEKMGWKKGEGLGKDKQGITAPLILQKVDKRSGVIVQAPDILKKHKSGDGQEDNNDDGNSFSKSNANLAHSNHALSNSTSRIIRLSNLVTKDEVDDTLKEEIEEEASKFGNLLNINIAIDKNLTDAHAVKIFCEYESNDQAQNALNTFKGRTFAGRKVEAIFATEEEYLSHGKAP from the coding sequence ATGGATAGCCTATATGGCGATTTACCCCCCCCAGTATCAAATAGCAGCAACAAAATTGGGAACAATAACGACAAAAATAGTTCcagtgaagcaaaaaaaaacgactatattgaaataaataaatttctcaTCACGCCAGCCATTATCCAAAAGAAAATtgcaaacataaaaaatgtgaataaaGAAATGGATAGTGACCAGAATGACAGGAAGGATGATGAGGCCGAGAAATATAGCAAGCATAACCATATCAACGCAGGTGAAGATAGCTGTGATAGTGACATTTACATCGATCGGGATGTAGGACGTAATGAAGAGAGGGCCACCTCAcacaagggaaaaaatactcCCAATGGGGAGAAAACACGGGAGAAGAATGACACAcacattgaaaaaataattaacataaaCAAATCAGTACAGGATGACTTAAGAAAAATCAGCGACAGACTGCACAAAATTCAGCGCAGTAATAATCGGCCTGAACAAAATATCTCCACAAATCACCTGAACGGTCAGGTAATTTCtgcaaaagtggaaaaaattaaaaacatcgaagtgaacataaaaaagggaaagttACAAGACCATAGCAGTGGCGGTAATAGAAACAGCGCAGGTGCAGGGGAAGTTACATCTCCTCCAACGGAATATTTCCAAGCCGAGCTGTACGAAAAATACTTCATCGCAAACGCGAATGAAGATTATGATCCGAACAGGCCAAACgatttgaacaaaattataaaagaaagaaaaaggaaaaaaatcatcatGCTAGCTGCACAGAAGAAAAAGCTAGAAGAGGAACGACAAATggaagaaacaaacaaaatggacggTAAAAATGGACGTAAAGAATATGAtcggaaaaataattactatCGATATGACCAACCGAATGGTGCCACTGCGGTGGGTAAATTCCCATTCGAGTCTGATCATAACAGTAACAGTTATACAAATAGTGGAATGCCTCCACTACATGATGAGGAGAAAGAACGAAACAGAGGCAGCCTATATAACCACTTCGACATAAGCGGAAGGAACTTCACTGCGAGGGGGGAATACAACCCCAGGGAGCGCTCCGAATGGGACACACCATATGACGATAAAGAAtatggaaaggaaaaaaaaacgagtgagaaattttacgaaaatgttAATCGGACCAAACTGTCAGATCCAAGTAATGATGAttacaagaagaaaaacaaagaagTGCCAAATGACACAAGTGAAGAGGTTGCCGCTCCAGTCAAAAAAGATTTTGCTACAAGgatgatggaaaaaatgggatggAAGAAGGGAGAAGGGTTGGGAAAAGACAAGCAGGGTATCACCGCACCCCTAATTCTGCAAAAGGTCGACAAGAGAAGTGGTGTAATTGTACAAGCACctgatattttaaaaaaacataaatctGGTGATGGTCAGGAGGACAATAATGATGATGGCAATTCCTTTTCAAAATCGAATGCAAATTTAGCACATTCGAATCATGCTCTAAGTAATAGCACCTCTAGGATTATTCGCCTGTCCAATCTCGTCACCAAAGACGAAGTTGACGACACgctgaaggaagaaatagAAGAGGAAGCCTCCAAATTTGGAAACCTGCTGAACATAAATATTGCCATTGATAAGAACTTAACGGATGCCCATGCCGTTAAAATATTCTGTGAGTACGAATCGAATGACCAGGCGCAGAATGCTTTGAACACATTCAAGGGTAGAACCTTCGCCGGCAGGAAAGTCGAGGCCATCTTTGCCACCGAGGAGGAGTACCTCTCCCACGGAAAAGCCCCCTAA